In a single window of the Raphanus sativus cultivar WK10039 chromosome 9, ASM80110v3, whole genome shotgun sequence genome:
- the LOC108823662 gene encoding sphinganine C4-monooxygenase 1: MMMGFSVSDELLGTVAPIVVYWLYSGIYVALSSLESYRLHSKAEEEEKNLVSKSSVVKGVLLQQLVQAVVAIILFTVTGSSDAEADKAQESSLLVLIRQFVVAMIVLDTWQYFMHRYMHHNKFLYKHIHSQHHRLIVPYAYGALYNHPVEGLILDTVGGALSFLISGMSPRTSIFFFSFATIKTVDDHCGLCLPGNLFHMVFKNNSAYHDVHHQLYGSKYNFSQPFFSMWDRMLGTYMPYSLEKREDGGFEARPTKEFKDD, encoded by the exons ATGATGATGGGTTTCTCTGTTTCCGACGAGCTGCTCGGCACCGTAGCTCCGATTGTTGTGTACTGGCTCTACTCTGGGATCTACGTGGCGCTATCCTCTCTGGAGAGCTACAGATTGCATTCCAAGgctgaggaagaagagaagaatctCGTCTCCAAATCATCCGTCGTGAAAGGCGTTCTTCTTCAGCAGCTCGTTCAAGCCGTCGTCGCTATCATCCTCTTCACT GTCACAGGAAGTAGTGATGCCGAAGCAGACAAAGCGCAAGAGTCTTCTCTTCTGGTTCTAATCAGACAGTTCGTGGTAGCTATGATAGTCCTCGACACGTGGCAATACTTCATGCATCGTTACATGCATCACAACAAGTTCTTATACAAACACATCCACTCTCAGCACCACCGCCTCATCGTCCCTTACGCGTATGGAGCTCTATACAACCATCCGGTGGAAGGCCTTATACTGGACACAGTTGGTGGCGCCTTGTCTTTCTTGATCTCCGGTATGTCGCCGAGAacttccatcttcttcttctccttcgccACGATCAAGACCGTGGACGACCATTGCGGTCTCTGCCTTCCCGGgaacttgttccatatggtgtTCAAGAACAACTCGGCTTACCACGATGTGCATCATCAGCTCTATGGGAGCAAATACAATTTCTCTCAGCCTTTCTTTTCCATGTGGGATCGGATGCTTGGGACTTACATGCCTTACTCTCTTGAgaaaagagaagatggagggttTGAAGCACGTCCTACTAAAGAGTTTAAAGATGATTGA